In Comamonadaceae bacterium OS-1, a single window of DNA contains:
- the tsr_2 gene encoding methyl-accepting chemotaxis protein I → MPTFISNLSVSKRLGLGFAMVLALSVAIIVVAIGRLNAVADAAQYMVASPIKTERIVGDWYRNIHTGVRRTGAIAKSNDPALAGFFAEDQAASTKSSSENQKLVEALMRTEQEKTLFNQISEQRKAYILVRDKILELKKEGKGEEASSLLDQQFTPTAKSYMGKMEELLAYERQDIDVQAKGIQDNFTTSRNLMLLLGAVSLVLSAVIAWLLSGSITGPLAQASAVARQVASGDLSARIDNQRTDELGELLSSLQSMQTSLVQVVSNVRSGSESVSTASAEIAEGNNDLSARTESQASALEQTAASMEELSSTVKQNADNARQANQLALSASSVAIQGGQVVGQVVETMKGINESSRKISDIIQVIDGIAFQTNILALNAAVEAARAGEQGRGFAVVASEVRSLAGRSAQAAKEIKSLIGASVERVEQGSLLVDQAGVTMTEVVNSIRRVTDIMGEISAASNEQSLGVAQVGEAVTQMDQATQQNAALVEEMAAAASSLKNQAHDLVQVVAVFNLGAQGGPQNLSLGMRR, encoded by the coding sequence ATTGGGCGGCTGAATGCCGTGGCCGATGCCGCCCAATACATGGTGGCCTCTCCCATCAAAACCGAGCGCATCGTGGGCGACTGGTACCGCAACATCCACACCGGTGTACGCCGGACCGGCGCCATTGCCAAAAGCAACGATCCCGCATTGGCGGGCTTTTTTGCCGAAGACCAGGCCGCATCGACCAAAAGCTCGAGCGAAAACCAAAAATTGGTGGAGGCACTGATGCGTACGGAACAGGAAAAAACCCTGTTCAACCAGATATCCGAGCAACGCAAGGCCTATATCTTGGTGCGCGACAAGATTCTGGAGCTCAAAAAAGAAGGCAAGGGTGAAGAAGCCAGCAGTTTGCTCGACCAGCAATTCACGCCCACCGCCAAAAGCTACATGGGCAAGATGGAAGAGCTGCTGGCCTACGAGCGCCAGGACATCGATGTCCAGGCCAAAGGCATCCAGGACAACTTCACCACCAGCCGCAACCTGATGCTGCTTCTGGGCGCGGTCAGCCTGGTACTCAGCGCGGTGATCGCCTGGCTGCTGTCGGGATCCATCACCGGGCCCTTGGCCCAGGCCAGCGCCGTCGCCCGCCAAGTGGCCTCGGGCGACCTGAGCGCCCGTATCGACAACCAGCGCACCGACGAACTCGGCGAACTCCTGTCCAGCCTGCAAAGCATGCAGACCAGCCTGGTGCAGGTAGTGTCGAATGTGCGCTCCGGCTCGGAAAGCGTCTCTACCGCCAGTGCCGAGATTGCCGAAGGCAACAACGACCTGAGCGCCCGCACCGAGAGCCAGGCCAGCGCCCTGGAGCAAACCGCGGCCTCCATGGAAGAGCTCAGCTCCACCGTCAAGCAAAACGCCGACAACGCCCGCCAGGCCAACCAGCTGGCCTTGAGCGCCTCCAGCGTGGCCATCCAGGGCGGCCAGGTCGTGGGCCAGGTGGTCGAGACCATGAAGGGCATCAACGAATCGTCGCGCAAGATCTCGGACATCATCCAGGTGATCGATGGCATTGCCTTCCAGACCAACATCCTGGCGCTGAATGCCGCCGTGGAAGCCGCCCGCGCGGGCGAACAAGGCCGCGGGTTTGCCGTGGTGGCCAGCGAAGTGCGCAGCCTGGCCGGACGCTCGGCCCAGGCCGCCAAGGAAATCAAAAGCCTGATTGGTGCCAGCGTGGAGCGGGTCGAACAAGGCTCTTTGCTGGTAGACCAGGCCGGCGTGACCATGACCGAGGTGGTCAACTCCATCCGCCGGGTGACCGACATCATGGGCGAGATCAGCGCTGCCAGCAACGAGCAGTCGCTGGGCGTGGCCCAGGTCGGCGAAGCCGTAACCCAGATGGACCAGGCCACCCAGCAAAATGCCGCCCTGGTCGAGGAAATGGCCGCGGCCGCCAGCAGCCTGAAAAACCAGGCCCATGATCTGGTGCAGGTCGTCGCCGTGTTCAACCTGGGTGCCCAGGGGGGGCCGCAGAATCTGTCGCTGGGTATGCGCCGCTGA
- the ftsP_2 gene encoding cell division protein FtsP: MDRRTFFGSAALSAVAAASVSKVALAALPEPVTATTPATAPPLVPTTGRPYNPVVTLNGWTCPWRMNAGVKEFHLVAEPVVREIAPGMQATLWGYNGQSPGPTIEVVEGDRVRIFVTNRLPEHTTVHWHGQRLPNGMDGVGGLTQPQIPVGKTFVYEFVARRPGTFMYHPHADEMVQMAMGMMGFWVTHPRAKTPLVAEVQRDFCFLLNAYDISPGSTTPRPNTMLDQNLWTWNSRAFPGIDSLNVRQGDQVRIRVGNLTMTNHPIHLHGHEFVVTGTDGGPVPPSARWPEVTTDIAVGQMRQIEFVANEPGDWALHCHKSHHTMNPMGHTVPNMIGVDHRGLVQKIQKLVPDYMLMGERGMADMGEMQMPIPDQTLPMMTGTGPYGPIEMGGMFTTLKVRKDQQPGGYSDPGAYPQPPGTRAFEWTGSLAEPARPAAVAPVDALQVHKPGAGAHSSH; the protein is encoded by the coding sequence ATGGACCGCAGAACTTTTTTCGGCAGCGCAGCCCTTTCCGCAGTGGCAGCCGCCAGCGTCAGCAAAGTGGCCCTCGCCGCCCTGCCCGAGCCGGTGACCGCCACCACGCCCGCCACCGCCCCGCCGCTGGTGCCAACCACGGGCCGCCCCTACAACCCCGTGGTCACGCTCAACGGCTGGACCTGCCCCTGGCGCATGAACGCCGGAGTGAAAGAGTTCCACCTGGTAGCCGAGCCCGTGGTGCGCGAAATCGCCCCGGGCATGCAGGCCACGCTGTGGGGCTACAACGGCCAGTCGCCCGGCCCCACCATCGAGGTCGTGGAAGGCGACCGCGTGCGCATCTTCGTCACCAACCGCCTGCCCGAGCACACGACCGTCCACTGGCATGGTCAGCGCTTGCCCAACGGCATGGACGGCGTGGGCGGCCTGACCCAGCCGCAGATCCCGGTGGGCAAGACTTTCGTCTACGAGTTTGTGGCGCGCCGCCCCGGCACCTTCATGTACCACCCGCATGCCGACGAAATGGTGCAAATGGCCATGGGCATGATGGGCTTCTGGGTAACGCATCCCAGGGCCAAAACGCCTTTGGTTGCCGAGGTGCAGCGCGATTTCTGCTTTCTGCTCAATGCCTATGACATCAGCCCGGGTAGCACCACGCCCCGGCCCAACACCATGCTGGACCAGAACCTGTGGACCTGGAACAGCCGGGCCTTCCCCGGCATCGACAGCCTGAACGTGCGCCAGGGCGACCAGGTGCGCATCCGCGTCGGCAACCTGACGATGACCAACCACCCCATCCACCTGCACGGCCATGAATTTGTGGTCACCGGCACCGACGGCGGCCCGGTCCCCCCCAGCGCCCGCTGGCCCGAGGTGACCACCGACATCGCGGTGGGCCAGATGCGGCAGATCGAGTTTGTGGCCAATGAACCCGGCGACTGGGCCCTGCACTGCCACAAAAGCCACCACACCATGAACCCCATGGGCCACACCGTGCCCAACATGATTGGAGTGGACCACCGGGGCCTGGTGCAAAAGATCCAGAAACTGGTGCCCGACTACATGCTGATGGGCGAGCGCGGCATGGCCGACATGGGCGAGATGCAAATGCCCATCCCCGACCAGACCCTGCCCATGATGACCGGCACCGGCCCCTACGGCCCCATCGAGATGGGCGGCATGTTCACCACCCTCAAGGTACGCAAGGACCAGCAACCGGGCGGCTACAGCGACCCCGGGGCCTACCCGCAACCACCGGGCACGCGGGCGTTTGAATGGACCGGCAGCCTGGCCGAGCCCGCACGCCCCGCGGCCGTGGCCCCCGTCGATGCGCTGCAGGTGCACAAACCTGGCGCAGGAGCCCACAGTAGCCATTGA
- a CDS encoding ISL3 family transposase ISStma11 produces MDTTPTATLTIGKLAKAAGVGVETIRYYQQRGLLPVPEARGAYRHYPAALGQRIRFIKRAQELGFSLDEVAELLSLEDGLDRHAIRQIAGQRLDEIRTRLADLQRMQQALSHLIDSCEHTGKELPCPIIETLAQAGDR; encoded by the coding sequence ATGGATACCACTCCCACCGCCACCCTGACCATCGGCAAGCTGGCGAAAGCCGCCGGGGTCGGAGTGGAAACCATCCGCTACTACCAACAGCGCGGCCTGCTGCCGGTGCCCGAGGCTCGCGGGGCCTACCGGCATTACCCGGCGGCGCTGGGCCAGCGCATCCGCTTCATCAAGCGGGCGCAGGAGCTGGGCTTTTCGCTGGACGAGGTGGCCGAGCTGCTGTCGCTGGAGGACGGCCTGGACCGCCACGCCATCCGGCAGATTGCGGGCCAGCGGCTGGACGAGATCCGCACCCGGCTGGCCGACCTGCAGCGCATGCAGCAGGCGCTGTCGCACCTGATCGACAGCTGCGAACACACCGGCAAGGAGCTGCCGTGCCCGATCATTGAGACGCTGGCGCAGGCTGGAGATCGGTGA
- the actP_2 gene encoding copper-transporting P-type ATPase, with product MKDPVCGMTVTEKSAHAHPYLGHSYYFCSAGCKTKFSANPQKYLAPPEPSPAPAVAGAIYTCPMHPEVRQDHPGSCPHCGMALEPEMPSLDEAENPELVDFRHRFWWTLPLSVAVMVLAMLGHRLQWFDMQVQSWIEMTLSLPVVLWAGAPFFVRGWQSLRHRSPNMWTLISLGTGAAFVYSLVATLAPQVFPASFMSMGRVAVYFEAAATIISLTLLGQLLELKARSQTSAAIRSLLGLAPKTARRIADDGSEADIPLTHVHIGDRLRVRPGEKVPVDGVVLDGSSAVDESMLTGEPMPVTKRSGDKLIGATLNTTGALTMQAERVGSGTMLSQIVQMVVQAQRSKAPMQRMADSVAGYFVGAVVSIAVLTLIAWGIFGPAPSWSYGLINAVAVLIIACPCALGLATPMSIMVATGRGATQGVLFRDAAAIENFRQIDTLIVDKTGTLTEGKPVFHSALALPGFDTDGVLRLAASLDQGSEHPLADAIVRAARSQGLALAPVEGFTSASGIGVQGQVDGHALALGNTVLLQQMGISVAALEAQAETLRSQGASVIYLAVDGRLTGMLAVADPIKASTAEALAALTAAGIRIVMATGDGVGTAQAVAQQLGITEVHGEVQPADKLALVVRLQKEGRKVAMAGDGINDAPALAQADVGIAMGTGTDVAMHSAQVTLVKGDLRGIATARALSQATMANMRQNLGFAFVYNALGVPLAAGVLFPWTGWLLSPMVAALAMSLSSASVITNALRLRHAKINTHG from the coding sequence ATGAAAGACCCTGTCTGTGGCATGACTGTGACCGAAAAGTCTGCCCACGCTCATCCCTACTTGGGTCATAGCTACTATTTTTGCAGTGCAGGCTGCAAGACCAAGTTTTCCGCCAACCCGCAGAAGTACCTCGCTCCACCAGAGCCCAGCCCGGCACCCGCAGTGGCCGGGGCCATCTACACCTGCCCCATGCACCCCGAGGTGCGGCAAGACCATCCCGGCAGCTGCCCGCATTGCGGCATGGCGCTGGAGCCGGAAATGCCCAGCCTGGACGAGGCCGAAAACCCCGAGTTGGTGGACTTTCGCCATCGCTTCTGGTGGACCTTGCCGCTCAGCGTGGCGGTGATGGTGCTGGCCATGTTGGGGCACCGCCTGCAGTGGTTCGACATGCAGGTGCAAAGCTGGATTGAGATGACCCTGAGCCTGCCGGTAGTGTTGTGGGCGGGTGCGCCGTTTTTTGTGCGCGGCTGGCAGTCGCTGCGCCACCGCAGCCCGAATATGTGGACGCTGATCAGTCTGGGTACGGGCGCGGCATTTGTCTACAGCCTGGTGGCCACACTGGCACCGCAGGTGTTTCCGGCATCGTTTATGTCCATGGGCCGGGTGGCGGTGTACTTCGAGGCGGCGGCGACGATCATTTCGCTCACGCTGCTGGGCCAGTTGCTGGAGCTCAAGGCCCGCTCGCAGACCTCAGCGGCCATCCGGTCCCTGCTGGGCCTGGCCCCCAAGACCGCCCGCCGCATCGCCGACGACGGCAGCGAGGCCGACATTCCGCTCACCCACGTGCACATCGGCGATCGCCTGCGGGTGCGCCCTGGCGAAAAAGTACCGGTAGACGGTGTGGTGCTGGACGGCAGCAGCGCGGTAGACGAATCCATGCTGACCGGCGAGCCCATGCCTGTCACTAAGCGCAGCGGCGACAAGCTGATTGGTGCCACGCTCAACACCACGGGTGCGCTCACCATGCAGGCCGAGCGGGTGGGCTCCGGCACCATGCTGTCGCAAATCGTGCAAATGGTGGTGCAGGCGCAGCGCTCCAAAGCGCCGATGCAGCGCATGGCCGACAGCGTGGCGGGCTACTTTGTGGGGGCGGTGGTGTCCATCGCCGTGTTGACCCTGATCGCCTGGGGAATCTTCGGCCCCGCACCCAGCTGGAGCTACGGCCTGATCAACGCGGTGGCCGTGCTCATCATCGCCTGCCCCTGCGCGCTGGGCCTGGCCACGCCCATGTCCATCATGGTGGCAACAGGCCGTGGTGCCACCCAGGGCGTGCTGTTCCGCGATGCGGCGGCCATTGAGAACTTCCGCCAGATCGACACCTTGATCGTCGACAAAACCGGCACGCTGACCGAAGGCAAGCCGGTGTTCCACAGCGCCCTGGCCCTGCCGGGCTTCGATACCGATGGCGTGCTGCGCCTGGCCGCCAGCCTGGACCAGGGCAGCGAGCACCCATTGGCCGATGCCATCGTCCGTGCCGCCCGCAGCCAAGGCCTGGCCCTGGCCCCCGTGGAGGGCTTTACATCGGCCAGCGGCATCGGCGTGCAAGGCCAGGTGGACGGGCATGCGCTGGCGCTGGGCAATACCGTGTTGCTGCAGCAAATGGGCATCTCGGTGGCCGCGCTGGAGGCGCAGGCCGAAACCTTACGCAGCCAAGGTGCCAGCGTGATTTACCTGGCGGTCGATGGCCGCTTAACAGGCATGCTGGCCGTTGCCGACCCCATCAAGGCCAGCACCGCCGAAGCCCTGGCCGCCTTGACCGCTGCAGGCATCCGCATCGTGATGGCCACCGGCGACGGTGTCGGCACCGCGCAGGCCGTGGCCCAGCAGCTGGGTATCACCGAGGTGCATGGCGAAGTCCAGCCCGCCGACAAGCTGGCCCTGGTGGTGCGGCTGCAAAAAGAGGGCCGCAAAGTGGCCATGGCGGGCGACGGCATCAACGATGCCCCGGCGCTGGCCCAGGCTGACGTGGGTATCGCCATGGGTACCGGTACCGACGTGGCCATGCACAGCGCGCAGGTCACGCTGGTGAAGGGCGATTTGCGCGGCATCGCCACGGCGCGGGCCTTGTCCCAGGCCACCATGGCCAATATGCGGCAGAACCTGGGTTTTGCCTTTGTCTACAACGCGCTGGGCGTGCCGCTGGCTGCGGGCGTGCTGTTTCCCTGGACCGGCTGGCTGCTGTCGCCCATGGTAGCGGCCCTGGCCATGAGCCTGAGTTCGGCCTCGGTCATCACCAACGCCCTGCGCCTGCGCCACGCGAAAATAAATACACACGGATAG
- the ycfH gene encoding putative metal-dependent hydrolase YcfH — protein sequence MFTDSHCHLSYPNLVANLPAIRTAMAEAQVTRALCICTTLEEFADVHALATGYDNFWATVGVHPDNDDVQEPTLEDLLQRSALPRVVGIGETGLDYYRLGERSVADMEWQRARFRTHIRAARQVDKPLVIHTRSASDDTIAILRELGEDGSPGSAGGVFHCFTETQAVARAALDLGFYISFSGILTFKTAQDIRDVAAFVPMDRLLIETDSPYLAPMPFRGKTNTPAYVPYVAKQVADIKKLSVEEVAHTTSANFDRLFRGVLS from the coding sequence ATGTTTACCGATTCCCATTGCCACCTCAGCTACCCCAACCTGGTAGCCAACCTGCCCGCCATCCGCACCGCCATGGCCGAGGCCCAGGTGACCCGCGCCCTGTGCATCTGCACCACGCTGGAGGAATTTGCCGACGTGCATGCCCTGGCCACCGGCTATGACAACTTCTGGGCCACGGTGGGCGTGCACCCCGACAACGACGACGTGCAAGAGCCCACGCTGGAGGATTTGCTGCAGCGCTCGGCCTTGCCCCGCGTGGTGGGCATTGGCGAGACCGGGCTGGACTACTACCGCCTGGGCGAACGCAGCGTGGCCGACATGGAATGGCAGCGTGCGCGCTTTCGCACCCACATCCGCGCCGCCCGCCAGGTGGACAAGCCGCTGGTGATCCACACCCGCAGTGCGTCCGACGACACCATCGCCATCCTGCGCGAGCTGGGCGAGGATGGCTCGCCCGGCAGCGCGGGCGGCGTTTTCCATTGTTTCACCGAAACCCAGGCCGTGGCCCGTGCCGCGCTGGACCTGGGTTTTTACATTTCGTTCTCGGGCATTCTGACCTTCAAGACCGCCCAGGACATCCGCGATGTGGCCGCCTTTGTGCCCATGGACCGCCTGCTGATCGAGACCGACAGCCCCTACCTGGCACCCATGCCGTTCCGCGGCAAGACCAATACGCCTGCCTATGTGCCGTATGTCGCCAAGCAGGTGGCAGACATCAAAAAGCTGTCGGTCGAAGAGGTGGCGCACACCACCAGCGCCAATTTCGACCGCCTGTTTCGCGGAGTTCTATCGTGA
- the tmk gene encoding thymidylate kinase — MNPPGIFISFEGIDGAGKSSHIAAVAAAFRAQGRVVTLTREPGGTPLAEKLRTLVLGDAMDPLTEALLVFAARRDHLQNVIEPALARGEVLVCDRFTDATFAYQGGGRGFDLGVLSYLELLVQSVPALGADFVRNPDLTLWFDLPPAVAAERLAGARVPDRFESQPAAFFARVADGYAQRAAQAPARFARIAADVERDAVWQQIHSVLVQRGWMESA; from the coding sequence ATGAACCCACCTGGCATCTTTATCAGCTTTGAAGGCATAGACGGCGCGGGCAAGTCCAGCCATATCGCCGCCGTGGCCGCGGCCTTCCGGGCGCAGGGCAGGGTAGTCACGCTGACCCGCGAGCCCGGCGGCACGCCGCTGGCCGAGAAGCTTCGCACCCTGGTGCTGGGCGATGCCATGGACCCGCTGACCGAGGCCTTGCTGGTCTTCGCCGCCCGGCGCGACCATTTGCAAAACGTGATCGAACCCGCCCTGGCCCGCGGCGAGGTGCTGGTCTGCGACCGCTTCACCGATGCCACCTTTGCCTACCAGGGTGGTGGCCGGGGCTTCGACCTGGGCGTGCTATCGTATTTGGAGCTGCTCGTGCAGTCTGTACCAGCGCTAGGTGCTGATTTTGTTCGTAACCCGGATTTGACGCTGTGGTTCGATCTGCCACCCGCCGTGGCCGCCGAGCGGCTGGCGGGGGCCCGCGTGCCCGACCGGTTTGAATCCCAGCCCGCCGCCTTTTTTGCCCGCGTGGCCGATGGCTACGCCCAGCGCGCCGCCCAGGCCCCGGCCCGGTTCGCGCGCATCGCTGCCGACGTGGAGCGCGACGCGGTGTGGCAGCAAATCCACAGCGTGCTGGTGCAGCGCGGCTGGATGGAGTCGGCATGA
- the mltG gene encoding endolytic murein transglycosylase: MRRLILVLLLVAGVGGGAAWWWLHQPLALAAPSLDLSIEPGTGARGVAQAAVDAGVQTSPMLLYAWFRASGDARQIKAGSYEIATGTTPISLLGKLVRGDEALRSVTLVEGWNFTQVRAALSKAEQLRPDSQALGNDSIMVALGRPGVHPEGRFFPDTYTYSKGSSDFAVLKRAMHAMDKKLAAAWALRQPTSEAKTPEQALTLASIIEKETGQSGDRTLVAGVFNNRLRIGMPLQTDPTVIYGLGADFDGNLRKRDLQADTPYNTYLRRGLPPTPIAMPGTQSLLAAVQPAPTTALYFVARGDGTSQFSSSLDEHNAAVNKFQRKK, encoded by the coding sequence GCGCAGCATGGTGGTGGTTACACCAGCCGCTGGCCCTGGCTGCGCCGTCGCTGGATTTGTCCATCGAGCCCGGCACGGGCGCGCGCGGGGTGGCCCAGGCAGCGGTGGATGCAGGCGTGCAAACCTCGCCGATGCTGCTCTACGCCTGGTTCCGCGCCTCGGGCGATGCCCGCCAGATCAAGGCCGGCAGCTATGAAATCGCCACCGGCACCACGCCCATCAGCCTGCTGGGCAAGCTGGTGCGCGGCGATGAGGCGCTGCGCTCGGTGACGCTGGTAGAGGGCTGGAACTTCACCCAGGTGCGCGCCGCGCTATCCAAAGCAGAGCAGCTCAGGCCCGACAGCCAAGCGCTGGGCAATGATTCCATCATGGTCGCGCTGGGCCGCCCGGGTGTGCATCCCGAGGGCCGCTTTTTCCCCGACACCTACACCTACTCCAAGGGCAGCAGCGACTTTGCGGTGCTCAAGCGGGCCATGCACGCCATGGACAAAAAACTGGCCGCCGCCTGGGCGCTGCGCCAGCCCACCAGCGAAGCCAAAACCCCGGAACAGGCCCTGACCCTGGCCAGCATCATCGAAAAAGAAACCGGCCAGTCGGGCGACCGCACCCTGGTGGCGGGCGTGTTCAACAACCGGCTGCGCATCGGCATGCCGCTGCAAACCGACCCCACCGTGATCTACGGCCTGGGTGCCGACTTTGACGGCAACCTGCGCAAACGTGACCTGCAAGCCGACACGCCCTACAACACCTACCTGCGCCGGGGCCTGCCGCCCACGCCGATTGCCATGCCCGGCACGCAGTCGCTGCTGGCAGCGGTGCAGCCCGCCCCCACCACCGCCCTGTACTTTGTAGCGCGCGGCGACGGCACCAGCCAGTTCAGCAGCAGCCTGGACGAACACAACGCCGCCGTCAATAAATTCCAGCGCAAAAAATGA